Proteins encoded in a region of the Vicia villosa cultivar HV-30 ecotype Madison, WI linkage group LG5, Vvil1.0, whole genome shotgun sequence genome:
- the LOC131601722 gene encoding G-type lectin S-receptor-like serine/threonine-protein kinase At4g03230 isoform X2, whose protein sequence is MSSNMRTVFLFFNLYTCWLLICSSQLCLAGDTLSAGKNITGDETIVSSRKVFELGFFTPSINGGGLESFLGIWYHIQDRSREQPQKPTVVWVANRDKPIAFNATGVFKIAEDGNLVVEDTSGNNNTYWSSNFKSKVKFSSNSSPKNKTMKLLDSGNLVLYDDENMVVKLWESFENPTDTFLPGMKMDRNLKLTSWKGDDDPGSGNFSFKMERIGDTRFVIMNRDQIYWESEEYGTLNFQVNNHESEDISSVVYSLLTNLSLPILNNTRLLLNSTGVIQWVDNSLQGESLVRWKQPNTKCLTYNVCGNFASCNDNDKVCKCLPGFNTDLLTDSSLPDKAGCTRRKSAPCTTNDTVFLNLNMIKTGRPDIKFAVEYEESCKNKCLEMCPQCQAYSYAPLPTDRRRTFNPSNCWIWTHNLTTLKEDYTNWDPNRRLIVLVDKSDIATTPRTCEPCGSNPVPYPLSTGPNCGDPTYFNFRCNPSMGQLSFTNDTTSNNISVNYRVIRVAPSSKTFTIYNEDNTFNQYCGEGSQYKGSLKISPPFRISSDNLCYEQVVISWNPPSEEPICDNSADCHGWNHSTCSKGNRCLCNANYYWSGESLNCTEMLKSSTGGKSKSSFYLILGLVLTGTVTLACIIVFAYACRRRIAHMIKKDPTKSVILDWQMRFDIVLGIARGLLYLHQDSRLRVIHRDLKTSNILLDEDMQPKISDFGLARIFGGKETEASTERVVGTYGYMSPEYALDGYFSTKSDVFSFGVVLLEIISGKRNTGFYRSKEISSLLGYAWRLWREEKLQDLIDPSLHDSYNENQFLRCSQIGLSCVQDEPDDRPHMSNVVTMLDNETTILSIPKQPTFFTRKDISSTASSSQQYDATIQEGR, encoded by the exons ATGTCCAGTAACATGAGAActgtttttctcttcttcaacCTGTATACTTGTTGGTTATTGATATGCTCTTCTCAGTTGTGTTTAGCAGGAGATACTTTGAGCGCTGGCAAGAATATTACCGGCGATGAAACCATTGTTTCATCTCGAAAAGTATTTGAACTAGGCTTTTTCACTCCCAGCATCAATGGTGGCGGTTTAGAAAGCTTCTTAGGCATATGGTATCACATACAAGATAGGTCAAGAGAACAGCCACAAAAACCAACAGTAGTGTGGGTTGCTAACAGAGACAAACCTATAGCTTTTAATGCAACTGGAGTTTTCAAAATAGCTGAGGATGGGAATCTTGTAGTTGAAGACACATCCGGTAATAACAATACCTATTGGTCATCCAATTTCAAGTCCAAAGTCAAATTCTCTTCTAATTCTTCACCAAAAAACAAGACAATGAAACTTCTGGATTCTGGGAACCTTGTGTTATATGATGATGAAAACATGGTAGTGAAACTCTGGGAGAGCTTTGAAAATCCTACTGACACATTCCTACCAGGTATGAAGATGGATAGGAATCTAAAATTAACTAGTTGGAAAGGTGACGATGACCCAGGAAGCGGGAATTTCAGTTTTAAGATGGAACGAATAGGGGACACCCGTTTCGTAATCATGAACAGAGACCAAATTTATTGGGAGAGCGAAGAGTACGGAACATTGAATTTCCAAGTAAATAATCATGAATCTGAAGACATCAGCTCAGTGGTTTACAGCTTGTTGACCAACTTAAGCTTGCCTATACTGAACAACACAAGGTTGCTCCTCAATTCAACAGGTGTGATACAATGGGTGGACAATTCCTTGCAAGGTGAATCGTTGGTACGGTGGAAGCAGCCAAACACCAAATGCTTAACATATAACGTTTGTGGAAACTTTGCTAGCTGTAACGACAATGATAAGGTATGCAAATGTTTACCTGGGTTCAACACCGATTTGTTGACAGATTCTTCTCTACCAGACAAGGCAGGTTGTACGAGGAGAAAATCAGCACCGTGTACTACAAATGATACAGTGTTCTTGAACTTGAACATGATTAAAACAGGAAGGCCAGATATAAAGTTTGCTGTAGAATATGAAGAAAGTTGCAAAAACAAGTGCCTTGAGATGTGTCCACAGTGCCAGGCCTACTCATATGCTCCACTTCCTACTGATCGCCGGCGTACTTTTAATCCTTCAAACTGTTGGATCTGGACACACAATTTAACTactcttaaagaagactacacaAATTGGGATCCTAATCGGAGACTCATTGTCCTAGTTGATAAATCAGACATAG CAACAACTCCAAGAACTTGTGAGCCTTGTGGTTCAAACCCAGTTCCTTATCCTCTTAGTACCGGACCCAATTGTGGAGACCCCACATACTTCAACTTTAGATGCAATCCCTCGATGGGTCAACTTAGCTTCACCAATGATACCACCAGCAACAACATCAGTGTTAATTACAGAGTTATTCGTGTAGCGCCAAGTTCAAAAACGTTTACCATTTATAATGAGGATAATACTTTTAATCAATATTGTGGAGAAGGGTCTCAATACAAAGGAAGTCTTAAGATTTCTCCACCATTTCGCATTTCCAGTGACAATCTGTGCTATGAACAGGTGGTAATTAGTTGGAATCCGCCTTCGGAAGAACCCATTTGTGATAACTCTGCTGATTGCCATGGTTGGAACCATTCTACCTGTAGTAAAGGAAACAGGTGTCTTTGCAATGCAAACTATTATTGGAGTGGCGAGTCTTTAAATTGTACAGAAA TGCTTAAATCGTCAACAGGAGGGAAATCTAAAAGCTCATTCTATTTGATTCTTGGATTAGTTCTTACCGGTACGGTTACTCTTGCCTGCATCATTGTTTTTGCTTATGCATGCAGAAGAAGAATAGCTCATATGATTAAGAAAG ATCCAACAAAGAGCGTAATTTTAGATTGGCAAATGCGGTTTGATATAGTTCTCGGAATCGCACGTGGACTGCTCTATCTTCATCAAGATTCAAGACTTAGAGTTATTCATCGAGATTTGAAAACCAGCAACATTCTTCTGGATGAAGATATGCAACCTAAAATATCAGATTTTGGACTAGCAAGAATATTTGGAGGCAAAGAAACTGAAGCGAGCACAGAAAGGGTTGTTGGTACATA TGGATATATGTCTCCTGAATATGCGTTGGATGGATATTTCTCAACAAAGTCAGATGTTTTTAGTTTTGGTGTTGTCTTGCTTGAAATCATAAGTGGAAAAAGGAACACTGGATTCTATCGGTCTAAAGAAATTTCAAGTCTTCTTGGTTAT GCTTGGAGATTATGGAGAGAGGAAAAATTGCAAGATTTAATCGACCCATCTCTACATGATTCTTACAATGAGAATCAATTTCTCAGGTGTTCTCAAATAGGACTGTCATGTGTACAAGATGAACCAGATGATCGTCCACACATGTCAAATGTGGTGACCATGCTAGACAATGAAACTACAATtctttcaattcctaaacaaccAACTTTTTTTACACGTAAAGACATATCAAGCACAGCTTCTTCAAGTCAACAGTATGATGCTACCATTCAAGAAGGTCGATAA
- the LOC131601722 gene encoding G-type lectin S-receptor-like serine/threonine-protein kinase At4g03230 isoform X1 — protein sequence MSSNMRTVFLFFNLYTCWLLICSSQLCLAGDTLSAGKNITGDETIVSSRKVFELGFFTPSINGGGLESFLGIWYHIQDRSREQPQKPTVVWVANRDKPIAFNATGVFKIAEDGNLVVEDTSGNNNTYWSSNFKSKVKFSSNSSPKNKTMKLLDSGNLVLYDDENMVVKLWESFENPTDTFLPGMKMDRNLKLTSWKGDDDPGSGNFSFKMERIGDTRFVIMNRDQIYWESEEYGTLNFQVNNHESEDISSVVYSLLTNLSLPILNNTRLLLNSTGVIQWVDNSLQGESLVRWKQPNTKCLTYNVCGNFASCNDNDKVCKCLPGFNTDLLTDSSLPDKAGCTRRKSAPCTTNDTVFLNLNMIKTGRPDIKFAVEYEESCKNKCLEMCPQCQAYSYAPLPTDRRRTFNPSNCWIWTHNLTTLKEDYTNWDPNRRLIVLVDKSDIATTPRTCEPCGSNPVPYPLSTGPNCGDPTYFNFRCNPSMGQLSFTNDTTSNNISVNYRVIRVAPSSKTFTIYNEDNTFNQYCGEGSQYKGSLKISPPFRISSDNLCYEQVVISWNPPSEEPICDNSADCHGWNHSTCSKGNRCLCNANYYWSGESLNCTEMLKSSTGGKSKSSFYLILGLVLTGTVTLACIIVFAYACRRRIAHMIKKDSENVQRNTRGRFYDSERHVKDLIDMEGLEENDNEGIEVPFFDFESILIATDEFSDVNKLGKGGFGPVYKGKLGGQEIAVKRLSSVSSQGLQEFKNEVVLIAKLQHRNLVKLRGYCVKGVEKILLYEYLPNKSLDLLIFDPTKSVILDWQMRFDIVLGIARGLLYLHQDSRLRVIHRDLKTSNILLDEDMQPKISDFGLARIFGGKETEASTERVVGTYGYMSPEYALDGYFSTKSDVFSFGVVLLEIISGKRNTGFYRSKEISSLLGYAWRLWREEKLQDLIDPSLHDSYNENQFLRCSQIGLSCVQDEPDDRPHMSNVVTMLDNETTILSIPKQPTFFTRKDISSTASSSQQYDATIQEGR from the exons ATGTCCAGTAACATGAGAActgtttttctcttcttcaacCTGTATACTTGTTGGTTATTGATATGCTCTTCTCAGTTGTGTTTAGCAGGAGATACTTTGAGCGCTGGCAAGAATATTACCGGCGATGAAACCATTGTTTCATCTCGAAAAGTATTTGAACTAGGCTTTTTCACTCCCAGCATCAATGGTGGCGGTTTAGAAAGCTTCTTAGGCATATGGTATCACATACAAGATAGGTCAAGAGAACAGCCACAAAAACCAACAGTAGTGTGGGTTGCTAACAGAGACAAACCTATAGCTTTTAATGCAACTGGAGTTTTCAAAATAGCTGAGGATGGGAATCTTGTAGTTGAAGACACATCCGGTAATAACAATACCTATTGGTCATCCAATTTCAAGTCCAAAGTCAAATTCTCTTCTAATTCTTCACCAAAAAACAAGACAATGAAACTTCTGGATTCTGGGAACCTTGTGTTATATGATGATGAAAACATGGTAGTGAAACTCTGGGAGAGCTTTGAAAATCCTACTGACACATTCCTACCAGGTATGAAGATGGATAGGAATCTAAAATTAACTAGTTGGAAAGGTGACGATGACCCAGGAAGCGGGAATTTCAGTTTTAAGATGGAACGAATAGGGGACACCCGTTTCGTAATCATGAACAGAGACCAAATTTATTGGGAGAGCGAAGAGTACGGAACATTGAATTTCCAAGTAAATAATCATGAATCTGAAGACATCAGCTCAGTGGTTTACAGCTTGTTGACCAACTTAAGCTTGCCTATACTGAACAACACAAGGTTGCTCCTCAATTCAACAGGTGTGATACAATGGGTGGACAATTCCTTGCAAGGTGAATCGTTGGTACGGTGGAAGCAGCCAAACACCAAATGCTTAACATATAACGTTTGTGGAAACTTTGCTAGCTGTAACGACAATGATAAGGTATGCAAATGTTTACCTGGGTTCAACACCGATTTGTTGACAGATTCTTCTCTACCAGACAAGGCAGGTTGTACGAGGAGAAAATCAGCACCGTGTACTACAAATGATACAGTGTTCTTGAACTTGAACATGATTAAAACAGGAAGGCCAGATATAAAGTTTGCTGTAGAATATGAAGAAAGTTGCAAAAACAAGTGCCTTGAGATGTGTCCACAGTGCCAGGCCTACTCATATGCTCCACTTCCTACTGATCGCCGGCGTACTTTTAATCCTTCAAACTGTTGGATCTGGACACACAATTTAACTactcttaaagaagactacacaAATTGGGATCCTAATCGGAGACTCATTGTCCTAGTTGATAAATCAGACATAG CAACAACTCCAAGAACTTGTGAGCCTTGTGGTTCAAACCCAGTTCCTTATCCTCTTAGTACCGGACCCAATTGTGGAGACCCCACATACTTCAACTTTAGATGCAATCCCTCGATGGGTCAACTTAGCTTCACCAATGATACCACCAGCAACAACATCAGTGTTAATTACAGAGTTATTCGTGTAGCGCCAAGTTCAAAAACGTTTACCATTTATAATGAGGATAATACTTTTAATCAATATTGTGGAGAAGGGTCTCAATACAAAGGAAGTCTTAAGATTTCTCCACCATTTCGCATTTCCAGTGACAATCTGTGCTATGAACAGGTGGTAATTAGTTGGAATCCGCCTTCGGAAGAACCCATTTGTGATAACTCTGCTGATTGCCATGGTTGGAACCATTCTACCTGTAGTAAAGGAAACAGGTGTCTTTGCAATGCAAACTATTATTGGAGTGGCGAGTCTTTAAATTGTACAGAAA TGCTTAAATCGTCAACAGGAGGGAAATCTAAAAGCTCATTCTATTTGATTCTTGGATTAGTTCTTACCGGTACGGTTACTCTTGCCTGCATCATTGTTTTTGCTTATGCATGCAGAAGAAGAATAGCTCATATGATTAAGAAAG ATAGCGAAAACGTACAAAGAAATACTAGAGGGCGATTTTACGACAGTGAAAGACATGTGAAAGACTTGATAGACATGGAGGGATTGGAAGAGAATGATAATGAGGGAATTGAAGTTCCCTTTTTTGATTTTGAGAGCATACTAATAGCCACAGATGAGTTTTCAGATGTAAATAAACTTGGAAAAGGTGGCTTTGGGCCAGTTTACAAG GGTAAGCTTGGTGGTCAAGAAATTGCCGTAAAGAGACTTTCGAGTGTTTCGTCACAAGGCTTACAGGAATTTAAGAATGAAGTTGTTTTAATTGCCAAACTTCAACATCGAAATCTTGTTAAACTACGGGGCTACTGCGTAAAAGGAGTAGAAAAAATTCTACTTTATGAATATTTGCCTAACAAGAGCTTGGACTTATTGATATTCG ATCCAACAAAGAGCGTAATTTTAGATTGGCAAATGCGGTTTGATATAGTTCTCGGAATCGCACGTGGACTGCTCTATCTTCATCAAGATTCAAGACTTAGAGTTATTCATCGAGATTTGAAAACCAGCAACATTCTTCTGGATGAAGATATGCAACCTAAAATATCAGATTTTGGACTAGCAAGAATATTTGGAGGCAAAGAAACTGAAGCGAGCACAGAAAGGGTTGTTGGTACATA TGGATATATGTCTCCTGAATATGCGTTGGATGGATATTTCTCAACAAAGTCAGATGTTTTTAGTTTTGGTGTTGTCTTGCTTGAAATCATAAGTGGAAAAAGGAACACTGGATTCTATCGGTCTAAAGAAATTTCAAGTCTTCTTGGTTAT GCTTGGAGATTATGGAGAGAGGAAAAATTGCAAGATTTAATCGACCCATCTCTACATGATTCTTACAATGAGAATCAATTTCTCAGGTGTTCTCAAATAGGACTGTCATGTGTACAAGATGAACCAGATGATCGTCCACACATGTCAAATGTGGTGACCATGCTAGACAATGAAACTACAATtctttcaattcctaaacaaccAACTTTTTTTACACGTAAAGACATATCAAGCACAGCTTCTTCAAGTCAACAGTATGATGCTACCATTCAAGAAGGTCGATAA